From a region of the Borrelia puertoricensis genome:
- a CDS encoding variable large family protein has protein sequence MKRITLCALFLTLFLLLSCGSGSTSAEDPKITFLNSIANLGKGFLDVFTSLSDMVTGAFGINAETKKSDIGNYFTSIETTMTSVKKKLQDQVAKNGNYSKLKTVVDTFITNTLDKIAAGAKEAAKGATGDVIGNATATGHGATPASKDSVVSLVKGIKTIVEVVLKKDEGDAGANKTGDDKKDVGNLFINDAGKDGSKEENIAKASASIGAVTGADILQAIANSKEDPQVDNANGIEKAKDAAEIAIVPAVNKTEIKEDSAKKDAVIAAGIALRAMAKDGKFAAKNEEKSANAVNGIAANAVGKTLRTLIIAIRNTVDSGLKTISDALATVTQEDKSLDSTTPADSATGSQQ, from the coding sequence ATGAAAAGAATTACTTTATGTGCGTTATTTTTGACTTTATTTTTACTTCTCAGTTGTGGTAGTGGCAGTACTAGTGCTGAGGATCCTAAAATCACATTCTTAAACTCTATTGCTAATTTGGGTAAAGGGTTCTTAGATGTTTTTACTTCTCTTTCTGATATGGTTACTGGGGCTTTTGGCATTAATGCTGAGACTAAGAAATCTGACATTGGTAACTATTTCACTTCTATTGAAACAACTATGACATCTGTTAAAAAGAAGTTACAAGATCAAGTTGCTAAGAATGGGAATTACTCAAAACTTAAAACAGTTGTTGATACCTTTATCACTAACACATTAGACAAGATCGCAGCAGGAGCAAAGGAAGCTGCTAAAGGGGCTACTGGTGATGTTATTGGTAATGCTACTGCAACTGGACATGGGGCTACTCCTGCTAGTAAGGATTCAGTTGTTTCTCTTGTTAAAGGGATTAAGACTATTGTTGAAGTGGTTCTAAAAAAGGATGAGGGGGATGCAGGAGCTAATAAAACAGGGGATGATAAAAAGGACGTTGGTAATCTTTTTATTAATGATGCTGGTAAAGATGGTTCAAAAGAAGAAAATATTGCAAAGGCATCAGCTAGCATTGGAGCTGTAACTGGTGCTGATATTTTACAAGCTATTGCTAACTCTAAAGAAGATCCTCAAGTTGATAATGCTAATGGAATTGAAAAAGCCAAAGATGCAGCTGAGATCGCTATTGTTCCTGCTGTTAACAAGACGGAAATTAAAGAAGATTCAGCAAAGAAAGACGCTGTTATTGCTGCAGGTATTGCACTGAGAGCTATGGCTAAGGATGGTAAATTTGCTGCTAAGAATGAAGAGAAATCTGCCAATGCAGTCAATGGAATAGCAGCTAATGCTGTTGGTAAGACTTTAAGGACTCTAATAATAGCAATAAGAAATACTGTTGATAGTGGTTTAAAGACAATTAGTGATGCTCTTGCTACAGTTACACAAGAAGATAAATCTT
- a CDS encoding variable large family protein, producing MFISCFYLVLSFNDNLDCLFLLLSCGSGTTKMEDPKATFLTSIANLGKGFLDVFTSLSDMITGALGIKAETKKSDIGKYFTSIEKTMTSVKKKLNIVVAENGNYPKLKEVVDTFITGTLDKIAEGAKTAATGAAGNAISEVVKSNAAGDGPDAESVKNLVKGIKQIVDLVIKEGNGQADKTTPADDDKKNIGKLFGAETADDKGAEEKHVAAASASIGAVTGADILQAIAAANADATKGGKVKEVKDAAGLALAKGTSTANDDQLTTAESKKDAVIAAGIALRAMAKDGKFIVKDTAEKKTEAESAKGVAASAVGKALSTLIIAIRNTVDTGLKSISDALAAVKQGDKSADFTTPAEAATTGQQQ from the coding sequence ATATTTATATCTTGTTTTTATCTTGTTTTATCATTTAATGATAATTTAGATTGCTTATTTTTACTTCTTAGTTGTGGCAGTGGTACTACTAAGATGGAGGATCCTAAAGCCACATTTTTAACTTCTATTGCTAATTTGGGTAAAGGGTTCTTAGATGTTTTTACTTCCCTTTCTGATATGATTACTGGAGCTTTGGGTATTAAGGCTGAGACTAAGAAATCTGATATTGGTAAGTATTTTACTTCTATTGAAAAAACTATGACATCTGTTAAAAAGAAATTAAACATTGTAGTGGCAGAGAATGGTAACTATCCAAAATTAAAAGAAGTTGTTGATACTTTTATTACAGGCACATTAGACAAGATCGCTGAAGGAGCTAAGACAGCTGCTACTGGGGCTGCAGGTAATGCTATTAGTGAGGTTGTCAAATCTAATGCTGCTGGTGATGGTCCTGATGCAGAAAGTGTAAAGAACCTTGTTAAAGGGATTAAACAAATTGTTGATTTGGTAATAAAAGAAGGTAATGGACAAGCAGATAAAACTACCCCAGCTGATGATGATAAAAAGAATATTGGTAAGTTATTTGGAGCTGAAACTGCCGATGATAAGGGTGCTGAAGAGAAACATGTAGCGGCTGCTAGTGCATCAATAGGGGCGGTAACTGGGGCTGACATATTACAAGCTATTGCTGCTGCTAATGCTGATGCTACGAAGGGTGGTAAAGTTAAGGAAGTGAAAGATGCAGCAGGTTTGGCTTTAGCTAAGGGTACTTCTACTGCTAATGATGATCAACTTACTACTGCAGAATCCAAAAAAGATGCAGTGATTGCAGCAGGAATAGCATTAAGAGCTATGGCTAAAGATGGTAAATTTATTGTTAAGGATACTGCTGAAAAGAAGACTGAAGCTGAGTCTGCTAAAGGAGTTGCTGCTAGTGCTGTAGGCAAAGCATTAAGTACTCTTATTATTGCTATTAGGAATACTGTTGATACTGGTTTAAAGTCAATTAGTGATGCTCTAGCAGCTGTTAAACAAGGAGATAAGTCTGCAGATTTTACTACACCTGCAGAAGCAGCAACTACTGGACAACAACAATAA